A single window of Streptomyces aquilus DNA harbors:
- the hemC gene encoding hydroxymethylbilane synthase, with protein sequence MTHLPPKLVVGTRDSDLAMVQAAHVAGLLERAFPQVAVHVVPMKAAGDLHQGPLAQIGGKAVWVRELDRALAAARVDVTVSCAKDLPGPHERGTDTTIGAVLPREDARDALVLPAGQPDATLDDLAPGSILGTSAPRRIAQLRTRYPHLTIQPVRGNLIPRLARLDSGEGDKPLDALVVSYAGLCRVSRADRATQLIPVSVLAPATGAGTLVVEQRSGDTIAAHLLEAINDPATARLLAVERGVLAQLKGNCQTACSVHAHYTDKPHRIRVDAAVYHPSHGDAIRVAATGPADDLGGLVENITQLLHGEGVERLLPR encoded by the coding sequence GTGACCCACCTCCCGCCCAAGCTCGTCGTCGGAACCCGCGACTCCGACCTGGCCATGGTCCAAGCAGCCCACGTCGCCGGACTACTCGAACGCGCCTTCCCCCAAGTCGCCGTACATGTGGTCCCGATGAAGGCGGCCGGTGATCTGCACCAGGGTCCCCTCGCGCAGATCGGCGGCAAGGCCGTATGGGTACGCGAGCTGGACCGGGCGCTGGCCGCCGCACGCGTCGATGTCACCGTCTCGTGCGCCAAAGACCTCCCCGGGCCCCACGAGCGCGGCACCGACACCACCATCGGCGCCGTCCTGCCCCGCGAAGACGCCCGGGACGCCCTCGTTCTCCCCGCCGGACAGCCCGACGCCACCCTGGACGACCTCGCACCCGGAAGCATCCTTGGCACGAGCGCGCCGCGCCGCATCGCCCAACTCCGCACCCGCTACCCCCACCTCACCATCCAGCCGGTGCGCGGCAACCTGATCCCCAGGCTCGCCCGCCTCGACTCCGGCGAAGGTGACAAGCCCCTCGACGCCCTCGTGGTCTCCTATGCCGGACTATGCCGGGTGTCCCGGGCGGACCGTGCCACACAGCTCATCCCGGTCTCGGTGCTGGCCCCGGCCACCGGCGCGGGCACGCTCGTCGTCGAGCAGCGAAGCGGCGACACCATTGCCGCCCACCTCCTCGAGGCCATCAACGACCCCGCCACCGCCCGGCTGCTGGCTGTCGAGCGCGGCGTCCTCGCCCAGCTCAAAGGCAACTGCCAGACCGCCTGCTCAGTCCACGCCCACTACACCGACAAGCCCCACCGGATCAGAGTCGACGCCGCCGTCTACCACCCCTCGCACGGCGATGCGATCCGCGTCGCAGCCACCGGACCGGCCGACGACCTCGGCGGCCTCGTCGAGAACATCACGCAGCTGCTGCACGGCGAAGGCGTCGAACGACTCCTGCCGCGCTGA
- a CDS encoding HAD family hydrolase gives MQRIVLWDVDHTLVENSGVSKEIYASAFKALAGREAELPAPTDGRTDRAIMREMFIRHGLPDPDWERAQQALEEAGRCREEDLRRRGHVLPGVEDALKALAANPAICSSVLTGNISANAHVKLRAFGLDGLLDMAVGGYGEDSDDRARLVDAARARIHAAHGIPLVVPTVLIGDTPRDVRAAHDAQAHCVAVASGIHSVAELRAAGADAVVPDLTDTEGLLTLLRVVLT, from the coding sequence GTGCAGCGAATTGTGTTGTGGGACGTGGACCACACCCTTGTGGAAAACTCCGGTGTGAGCAAGGAGATCTACGCCAGCGCCTTCAAGGCACTAGCTGGGCGGGAGGCCGAATTGCCTGCTCCAACAGACGGGCGTACGGATCGGGCGATCATGCGCGAGATGTTCATCCGGCACGGTTTGCCGGATCCTGACTGGGAGCGGGCGCAGCAGGCACTGGAGGAAGCTGGCCGTTGCCGCGAGGAAGATCTGCGCCGGCGGGGTCATGTCCTGCCCGGTGTCGAGGACGCGTTGAAGGCACTCGCGGCGAACCCAGCTATCTGTTCCTCAGTCCTCACCGGCAACATTTCGGCCAATGCCCACGTCAAGCTGCGTGCGTTCGGGCTTGATGGCCTGCTCGACATGGCTGTTGGCGGGTACGGCGAGGACAGCGACGACCGAGCGCGTCTCGTCGACGCGGCCCGTGCCCGTATCCATGCTGCCCACGGCATCCCACTCGTCGTGCCGACCGTCCTGATCGGGGACACGCCCCGCGATGTGCGCGCGGCCCATGACGCCCAGGCACACTGTGTTGCCGTCGCCTCCGGGATCCACTCGGTGGCGGAACTCCGCGCCGCCGGGGCCGACGCTGTCGTCCCTGATCTGACCGACACGGAGGGCTTGTTGACCCTCCTGCGGGTAGTCCTGACCTGA
- a CDS encoding MFS transporter, translating to MGAGNSLADLIGTNSGGALVMALGAARAITVDAASYLASALLLWRIRHHEEPPPPRKAGTSQWAEIREGLTYTLRTPVVRSIVLSNTATSFVLAASSALWSLYLLRELHWSPAALGIVMGAGGAGGILGALVWQPLERRWGPGPVMLGALSLNPLAQIPLVLVGPGLGGQIAIGIGMVIQTGAAVCHGGLQRAVRQELAPDELQGRAQATGAWLAFSLRPFAALAAGGLGTWLGLHPTLTLITAALVIPFLVLWNSPVRDMGTVAPASLTVTEEPANP from the coding sequence ATGGGCGCTGGCAACTCCCTGGCCGACCTCATCGGCACCAACTCCGGCGGTGCCCTCGTCATGGCGCTCGGCGCCGCCCGCGCCATCACCGTGGATGCCGCCTCTTACCTGGCCAGCGCCCTGCTCCTGTGGCGCATCAGGCACCACGAAGAGCCGCCGCCACCCCGAAAGGCCGGCACCAGCCAATGGGCCGAGATCCGCGAGGGCCTCACTTACACCCTGCGCACCCCCGTCGTGCGGTCCATCGTGCTGTCCAACACGGCCACCTCCTTCGTCTTGGCCGCCAGTAGCGCCCTCTGGTCGCTGTACCTGCTGCGCGAGCTGCACTGGAGCCCGGCAGCCCTCGGCATCGTCATGGGCGCCGGCGGCGCCGGCGGCATCCTCGGCGCCCTCGTCTGGCAGCCCCTGGAACGACGCTGGGGCCCAGGCCCGGTAATGCTCGGAGCGCTCTCCCTCAACCCACTCGCCCAAATCCCTCTGGTTCTCGTTGGACCTGGACTTGGCGGGCAGATCGCTATCGGTATCGGCATGGTCATCCAAACCGGCGCCGCGGTGTGCCACGGCGGACTCCAGAGGGCAGTCCGCCAGGAACTCGCCCCCGACGAACTGCAGGGACGGGCCCAGGCAACCGGAGCGTGGCTCGCCTTCAGCCTGCGACCCTTCGCCGCCCTCGCCGCTGGCGGCCTCGGCACGTGGCTAGGGCTGCACCCCACCCTCACGCTCATCACCGCAGCCCTGGTCATCCCGTTCCTTGTGCTCTGGAACTCACCCGTGCGGGACATGGGCACGGTCGCCCCCGCTTCCCTGACTGTTACCGAGGAGCCCGCGAACCCGTGA
- a CDS encoding class I SAM-dependent methyltransferase: MTINNPATYWDPLWTSGRRYRRLSLEEQQLTGQFLGAGHGRPALDVGCGDGVLARYLHGDLGYRTTAIDCSSAALEIAQAEQDMSDGPHFQRLDIETEDIRVLPEAGYAAVTCRLVFAFIKDKAAFLARVRYLLPPGGTFWVVTPLAERLPDDRKSIGISPQHAELLTASWSSVHSEDLDTLRCYALRP; this comes from the coding sequence GTGACTATCAACAACCCGGCCACGTACTGGGATCCGCTGTGGACATCAGGGCGCCGCTACCGCCGCCTCAGTCTCGAAGAGCAGCAGCTGACCGGCCAGTTCCTCGGCGCCGGCCACGGCCGGCCCGCGCTCGACGTCGGCTGCGGCGACGGTGTCCTTGCCCGGTATCTGCATGGTGACCTGGGATACCGCACCACAGCGATTGACTGTTCCTCCGCCGCGCTGGAGATCGCCCAGGCCGAGCAGGACATGTCGGACGGTCCGCATTTTCAGCGGCTGGACATCGAGACCGAGGACATCCGAGTGTTGCCTGAGGCGGGCTACGCCGCCGTCACCTGCCGCTTGGTGTTCGCCTTCATCAAGGACAAGGCGGCCTTCCTCGCCCGCGTCCGATACCTTCTCCCACCCGGCGGGACGTTCTGGGTCGTTACCCCGCTCGCTGAACGCCTCCCGGACGATCGGAAGTCCATCGGGATCAGCCCACAGCACGCCGAACTGCTGACCGCGTCCTGGTCCTCTGTCCACAGCGAAGATCTGGACACGCTGCGCTGCTACGCGTTGCGCCCCTGA
- a CDS encoding helix-turn-helix domain-containing protein, whose amino-acid sequence MNERLRTVMLQRQITPEKLAASCQVDVKTVERWISIGRQPLRRHQWAVAKHLGVDVSYLWPPEEDEAQGQPTEQTELVAAFPNRASFPQKSWVRLLKTAQEHIDVLVFSGTFFAQTNPRVAAMLAERSDAGVQVRLCFGDPSGKAVAVRDEEEGIGGTLSAKIRASLTYYRKLIGTPGCEVRLHDTTLYNSLFRFDDVLLVNPHVWGQPASANPLFELRRLEEDGWFDHYAGSFDAVWETAKPWSPESM is encoded by the coding sequence GTGAACGAGCGGTTGCGTACGGTGATGCTTCAGCGGCAGATCACCCCAGAGAAGCTCGCGGCCTCGTGCCAAGTTGATGTCAAGACGGTGGAGCGCTGGATCAGCATCGGCCGTCAGCCGCTCCGTCGGCACCAGTGGGCGGTTGCGAAGCATCTCGGTGTGGACGTGTCGTACCTGTGGCCGCCCGAGGAGGACGAGGCGCAGGGGCAGCCGACCGAGCAGACCGAACTGGTCGCTGCCTTTCCGAACCGCGCGAGCTTCCCGCAGAAGTCCTGGGTCCGCCTCCTGAAGACCGCTCAGGAGCACATCGACGTGCTGGTGTTCAGCGGCACGTTCTTCGCGCAGACTAATCCGCGCGTTGCGGCGATGCTTGCCGAGCGCTCCGATGCCGGAGTTCAGGTCCGCCTCTGTTTCGGCGACCCATCGGGCAAGGCGGTCGCCGTCAGGGACGAGGAAGAAGGCATCGGCGGCACCCTCTCAGCAAAGATCAGGGCGTCCCTCACCTACTACCGCAAGCTGATCGGCACGCCCGGATGCGAGGTGCGCCTCCACGACACCACCCTCTACAACAGCCTCTTCCGCTTCGATGACGTGCTCCTGGTCAATCCGCACGTCTGGGGGCAGCCCGCCAGCGCAAACCCCCTGTTCGAGCTGCGGCGCCTGGAAGAAGACGGCTGGTTCGACCACTACGCCGGCAGCTTCGACGCCGTCTGGGAGACTGCAAAGCCCTGGTCACCCGAGTCCATGTGA